The Helianthus annuus cultivar XRQ/B chromosome 16, HanXRQr2.0-SUNRISE, whole genome shotgun sequence genome includes a window with the following:
- the LOC110918248 gene encoding copper methylamine oxidase, whose amino-acid sequence MASASQKTSHSSVDSVTIRRQIAPAAASAATAVVGDWNNDDRPLPIKNSVINPPDPSANASSKGIQVLTRAQTSHPLDPLSAAEIKVAVATVRAAGATPEVRDGMRFVEVVLLEPEKNVVALADAYFFPPFQPSLLPRSKGGVVIPTKLPPRRARLVVYNKKSNETSVWIVELSQVHAATRGGHHRGKVISSRVVLDVQPPMDAVEYAECEAVVKDYPPFREAMKKRGIDDMDLVMVDAWCVGYHSKADAPSRRLAKPLIFCRTESDSPMENGYARPVEGIRVLVDMQNMVVLEFEDHKLVPLPPADPLRNYTPGHTRGGVDRSDVKPLQILQPDGPSFRVNGHYVEWQKWNFRIGFTPREGLVLHSVAYVDGSRGRRSIAHRLSFVEMVVPYGDPNDPHYRKNAFDAGEDGLGKNAHSLKKGCDCLGYIKYFDAHFTNFIGGVETIENCVCMHEEDHGILWKHQDWRTGLAEVRRSRRLTVSFICTVANYEYGFYWHFYQDGKIEAEVKLTGILSLGALQPGEVRKYGTTIAPGLYAPVHQHFFVARMDMAVDCKPGETCNQVVEVDVKVEEPGKDNVHNNAFYTQETLLKSESHAMRDCNPLSARHWIVRHTRTVNRTGQLTGYKLVPGSNCLPLAGSEAKFLRRAAFLKHNLWVTPYAPGEDFPGGEFPNQNPRVGEGLASWVQKDRSLEETDIVLWYVFGITHVPRLEDWPVMPVERIGFMLQPHGFFNCSPAVDVPPGACESDVKESHVKDTIGPKPVPNGLIAKL is encoded by the exons ATGGCCTCAGCTTCGCAAAAGACGTCGCATTCTTCCGTTGATTCCGTTACCATCCGCCGTCAGATTGCTCCGGCCGCTGCCTCCGCCGCTACCGCCGTCGTCGGCGATTGGAATAACGACGATCGCCCGTTGCCGATCAAAAATTCCGTGATTAATCCGCCTGATCCTTCCGCTAATGCTTCATCGAAAG GAATTCAAGTCCTCACAAGGGCTCAAACTAGTCATCCTTTGGACCCATTATCTGCAGCTGAAATCAAAGTAGCCGTTGCAACTGTCAGGGCTGCTGGAGCAACCCCTGAG GTCAGAGATGGCATGCGATTTGTGGAGGTGGTTCTTTTAGAACCGGAGAAAAATGTTGTGGCGCTTGCAGATGCATACTTCTTTCCGCCATTCCAACCATCATTGTTACCCAGGAGTAAAGGAGGGGTTGTGATACCTACTAAACTTCCTCCAAGAAGAGCTCGGCTTGTTGTttataataaaaagtcaaatgaGACGAGTGTATGGATTGTTGAATTATCTCAGGTGCATGCAGCAACTCGAGGTGGTCATCATAGAGGAAAAGTCATTTCATCACGAGTTGTCCTAGATGTGCAGCCTCCCATG gatgctgtggaatatgctgaATGTGAAGCTGTAGTGAAAGATTATCCTCCCTTTCGGGAGGCTATGAAGAAGAGGGGCATAGATGATATGGATCTAGTGATGGTTGATGCTTG GTGTGTTGGATACCATAGTAAGGCTGATGCACCAAGCCGTAGATTAGCAAAACCACTTATATTTTGTAGGACAGAAAGTGACAGTCCAATGGAAAATGGATATGCACGTCCAGTTGAAGGCATACGTGTCCTTGTTGATATGCAAAATATGGTCGTGCTTGAATTCGAAGACCATAAGCTTGTTCCCCTACCACCAGCTGATCCATTGCGGAACTACACTCCTGGTCATACACGAGGTGGTGTTGACCGCAGTGATGTAAAGCCGCTACAGATTCTTCAGCCTGATGGACCAAGCTTTCGTGTTAACGGGCACTATGTTGAGTGGCAAAAG TGGAACTTTCGTATCGGTTTCACTCCGAGGGAGGGTTTAGTATTACATTCGGTGGCATATGTTGATGGTAGTAGAGGTCGAAGATCAATAGCTCATAGATTGAGCTTTGTGGAGATGGTTGTGCCTTATGGCGATCCAAATGATCCACATTACCGAAAGAATGCATTCGATGCTGGTGAAGATGGCCTTGGAAAAAATGCTCATTCCCTAAAGAAG GGATGTGATTGCTTAGGATATATCAAGTACTTTGATGCACATTTTACAAACTTCATTGGAGGTGTTGAAACAATTGAAAATTGCGTGTGTATGCATGAAGAGGACCACGGAATCCTCTGGAAGCATCAAGATTGGAGAACCGGCTTAGCAGAAGTCCGAAGATCTCGACGACTCACAGTTTCATTTATATGCACTGTTGCAAACTATGAATATGGTTTCTATTGGCACTTTTACCAG GATGGAAAGATTGAAGCTGAAGTTAAACTCACTGGAATTCTGAGCTTAGGGGCGTTGCAGCCAGGAGAAGTTAGAAAATACGGCACCACTATTGCACCAGGACTCTATGCGCCGGTTCATCAACATTTTTTTGTTGCTCGTATGGACATGGCGGTTGATTGTAAGCCTGGAGAAACATGCAATCAG gtTGTTGAAGTTGATGTTAAAGTTGAAGAACCAGGAAAAGACAATGTTCACAATAATGCATTCTACACACAGGAAACTTTGCTTAAATCTGAATCTCATGCAATGCGGGATTGTAATCCGTTATCTGCTCGTCATTGGATT GTTAGACACACAAGGACCGTTAATAGGACGGGCCAACTGACAGGCTACAAGCTGGTACCTGGTTCGAACTGCTTGCCTTTGGCAGGTTCAGAAGCCAAGTTTTTGAGAAGGGCCGCCTTTCTGAAGCATAATTTGTGGGTTACACCTTACGCACCTGGTGAGGATTTCCCTGGGGGAGAATTCCCTAACCAAAATCCGCGTGTCGGTGAAGGTCTGGCCTCATGGGTACAGAAAGATCGATCTCTTGAAGAAACCGATATCGTTCTCTG GTACGTGTTTGGGATCACTCATGTTCCTAGGTTGGAGGACTGGCCTGTGATGCCAGTGGAGCGGATTGGGTTTATGCTTCAG CCACATGGGTTCTTTAACTGCTCTCCGGCGGTAGATGTTCCTCCTGGAGCTTGTGAGTCAGATGTGAAAGAGAGTCATGTTAAAGACACAATTGGTCCCAAGCCGGTGCCAAATGGGCTAATAGCCAAGCTTTGA